Proteins co-encoded in one Spirosoma endbachense genomic window:
- a CDS encoding cupin: protein MRSFLLFCIVILASFPAFSQAITSNVYAYSRLPVVKHTGYEERTLVEGTTRDFSHLIVQAITLGNNQPDQPTQQLDEEAVLIIKTGELTLTLGSRRKILGPGCVAVIMPGDDYRVENKAGQSLTYYQMRYTSNEMPDLDLYRLVGDSFWIDWREISSKTDGEKQRARAYSTIMSNRMVAQITKLSAGLGKQPAHSHRAAEILVIMDHPVQVQLDGALKGAQAGDFIFVESETAHSINTINSEDCTYLSLQF from the coding sequence ATGAGATCCTTCCTACTTTTCTGTATCGTTATTTTAGCCTCCTTTCCAGCTTTTTCTCAGGCCATTACGTCAAACGTGTACGCATACAGCCGGTTACCAGTTGTTAAACATACCGGCTACGAAGAGCGAACCTTAGTTGAAGGCACCACCCGGGATTTTTCCCACTTAATTGTTCAAGCCATCACCTTAGGGAATAATCAGCCCGACCAACCTACTCAACAGCTTGATGAAGAGGCTGTACTAATCATCAAAACGGGTGAATTAACACTGACGCTTGGGAGCAGGCGCAAAATCCTGGGGCCCGGTTGCGTTGCTGTGATCATGCCTGGAGACGACTATCGGGTAGAAAATAAAGCGGGCCAATCGCTAACCTATTACCAGATGCGCTACACCTCCAATGAAATGCCGGATCTGGATTTGTATCGGCTGGTTGGTGACTCGTTCTGGATCGACTGGCGGGAGATAAGTTCTAAAACTGATGGGGAGAAGCAGCGAGCCAGGGCTTATTCAACCATAATGAGCAATCGCATGGTCGCGCAGATCACGAAACTCAGCGCTGGTTTGGGGAAGCAACCGGCCCACTCTCACCGGGCGGCTGAAATTCTAGTCATCATGGATCACCCGGTTCAGGTGCAGCTTGATGGGGCGTTGAAAGGGGCGCAGGCAGGGGATTTTATCTTCGTTGAATCAGAAACAGCTCACAGCATTAATACTATTAATTCAGAAGACTGTACCTACTTATCACTCCAATTTTAG
- a CDS encoding DUF2911 domain-containing protein → MKRLHFLPVAIAILLTLCSLSITQAQLKVPAASPSQTTKQSFALGEITLEYSRPAVKERTIFGDLVPYDKVWRTGANATSKITFSSDVKLEGKEVKAGTYGLFTIPGKTSWEVMLSKDLALGANVGDYKKENEVVRVQVKPTSLANKVETFTINIADILPSSAVLEIMWDKTRVPVAITADIDQTIVKNIEASLASDKPAYFEAASYYYDTNRDLKQALGWATKATEQNPKAFWVMLLKARIELKLKEKSSAIASAEKTVALATEAKNADYVKMANDLIASAKK, encoded by the coding sequence ATGAAGCGCCTACATTTCCTGCCAGTTGCCATTGCCATTCTACTTACGCTTTGTTCACTCTCAATCACTCAGGCTCAGCTTAAAGTGCCAGCAGCCAGTCCTTCACAAACCACTAAACAAAGCTTCGCTTTAGGTGAGATTACGCTCGAGTACTCCCGTCCGGCGGTTAAAGAACGGACCATCTTCGGCGATCTGGTTCCTTATGATAAAGTATGGCGTACGGGGGCCAATGCAACCTCTAAAATTACCTTTTCATCGGATGTGAAACTAGAAGGGAAAGAGGTGAAAGCGGGTACCTATGGGCTGTTTACAATTCCGGGTAAAACCAGCTGGGAGGTAATGCTTTCCAAAGACCTTGCCCTGGGTGCTAACGTGGGAGATTATAAAAAAGAAAACGAAGTAGTACGGGTTCAGGTGAAACCCACTTCGTTGGCCAACAAAGTAGAAACCTTTACGATCAACATAGCTGATATTCTGCCTAGCTCGGCAGTGCTGGAAATTATGTGGGATAAAACCCGCGTGCCTGTGGCTATCACCGCCGATATTGATCAGACGATCGTGAAGAATATCGAGGCTTCGTTGGCATCTGATAAACCAGCTTATTTTGAGGCAGCCAGCTACTATTATGATACGAATCGGGATTTGAAACAGGCATTAGGCTGGGCAACCAAGGCTACGGAACAAAATCCGAAAGCTTTCTGGGTGATGTTGCTGAAGGCCCGGATTGAACTGAAATTAAAAGAAAAATCCAGTGCAATTGCCAGTGCTGAGAAAACAGTTGCGCTGGCGACCGAAGCAAAAAATGCAGATTACGTAAAAATGGCAAATGACCTGATTGCTTCTGCTAAAAAGTAA
- a CDS encoding LamG-like jellyroll fold domain-containing protein, whose translation MTEVFEKFSIIFIFLFFSTQLIAQKNKIFNIPKNIEEPDWVKKVDWNNPNVFVIDSLIKESKKVDLSSKKDDQKNEIDDEIDEEPYEVAFERWVSQNRAFIQSDGSVKIDIKLYKTLQSEFEKNKAQARKGTSLPTNSGSWSLLGPVQTFSDNNRGLKNYQVNITRIAIAPSDSTILYAGSSTGILFKSIDKGLNWYSINDNLLSGSIGAIAVSPGNANLVYAYSDNVGLLKTTDGGANWTTLASFTQTSVNKILVQPNGNVIVAAQNNIYLSSNGGTSWKIPLFLTSPVPNNIPTGTKLYDIVYNQKSPDILTAVGASSADTIKFFYSTDGGISFSEKPSPANTFSRGARLATTNSTTIFPDIIYCITLQNDFPKLVKSTDFGQTWSVVTTFTGTGLSGRDTTNGMSNGQGFYDLAIMMNPTNADHLIVGTTSAWKSTDGGVNFKPIGGYIGSFPLHPDMQSMVANGTDSYITTDGGVVYSSDFFSETANLSIRHKGLSGSDYWGFDQGWAEDIVVGGRYHNGNGALYEPYGSGNTLSVGGGENATGHVFPTPGKKGKVGFKDIGTKIIPQSLAGKIENADIQNQKWPSVANYGQFSSKLIVHPNYSNIFYVGYNNSLWKSEDNGLTYYELKDFGANVWRYDMSKSNPNKIYLVTTTGLWKTTDGGNTWSQLFLPSGVTFKYYNSDIVVNPDSEDIIWFCQKGGTASNKVFKSVDAGNTWVNYTDTLLKNKNISFLVAQGGTNSGIYAIQNTPNARVYYRDNNLTEWVDYNSGLPQNFEARQGGIIFYRDNKLRLAGNRGIWESPLYSVSSPMANPMANKRIVSCEKDTITFTDYSILNYSGASWKWAFPGASYVNDINAREPKVTYPGPGLYTVSLTVKNNRDSSSTRTVNNMINFNTSLCLTDTLPGKALSVSGKRKEINIGIPNINSNSFSISCWIKPKGKQKSFSQILGEYMYPNSNSGFGLGFSFNGYTDNLNLCYTDNIVTYRQKSKLIADSTQWNHVVLVYSPTNVKIYLNGVAEIVNAGPMPVINLSTKPFFINPDIHNQGGNYQGEIDEVKFYNYALSQTEIREKKHLILREGTAENGLIKYIQFNQADPLNPRNIWELVSGKLITLTDSNYLIPSTAPIASGQSFSKDIAVGGQHTFTGTGIDLFWPNIGTFPNGQVVAFRLNSAPDSNPDSISYTVPNKGYFIINNYGSNATFTPLQKIRLSKLSLPENSKLANFNLYKRPSNSFDRTTWLTKLGNAIDFTYAANSESSLEFSGETINSFSQFLISINNNICVNETLKSGNWNDPTVWSCSVVPGVGSLVKINRGHIIEVPNGVIAQPSFIELSGKIMIRVGGIVKLNN comes from the coding sequence ATGACTGAAGTATTTGAAAAATTTTCTATAATATTTATTTTTCTATTTTTTTCGACGCAGCTGATTGCTCAAAAAAATAAAATCTTTAATATTCCCAAAAATATTGAAGAGCCAGATTGGGTTAAAAAAGTAGATTGGAACAATCCCAATGTTTTTGTAATTGACTCTTTAATTAAAGAAAGCAAAAAAGTGGATTTATCATCTAAAAAAGATGATCAAAAAAATGAAATTGACGATGAGATAGATGAAGAACCATATGAAGTGGCATTTGAACGATGGGTAAGCCAAAATAGAGCATTTATTCAAAGTGACGGTTCAGTGAAAATCGATATAAAGCTTTACAAAACACTGCAAAGTGAGTTTGAGAAAAATAAAGCCCAGGCAAGGAAAGGTACAAGCTTGCCAACAAACTCAGGTTCATGGTCGCTTTTAGGGCCAGTACAAACCTTTAGCGACAATAATAGGGGGCTCAAAAATTACCAGGTTAACATTACCAGAATTGCGATAGCGCCCAGCGACTCCACTATATTATATGCAGGCTCTTCGACGGGTATACTCTTTAAATCAATCGATAAAGGGCTTAATTGGTACTCAATTAATGATAACTTATTATCCGGTTCCATTGGTGCAATAGCTGTCTCGCCGGGAAATGCAAATTTGGTTTATGCATATTCTGATAATGTTGGCTTACTGAAAACAACCGATGGAGGAGCAAATTGGACAACTTTAGCCTCATTTACTCAAACCAGTGTAAATAAAATTTTAGTTCAGCCTAATGGTAATGTTATTGTGGCTGCTCAAAATAATATTTACCTGAGCAGCAACGGGGGTACAAGTTGGAAAATTCCGCTTTTTCTGACGTCACCAGTTCCAAACAATATTCCGACGGGAACTAAACTTTACGATATAGTTTACAACCAAAAATCACCGGATATTTTAACGGCGGTGGGTGCTTCATCAGCAGATACAATAAAATTTTTTTACTCAACGGATGGAGGTATAAGCTTTTCGGAAAAGCCATCACCAGCCAATACCTTTTCAAGAGGAGCCAGATTAGCGACTACTAATTCCACTACAATTTTTCCTGATATTATTTATTGCATCACCTTGCAAAATGATTTCCCAAAACTGGTAAAAAGTACTGACTTTGGGCAAACGTGGTCTGTGGTTACTACTTTTACCGGAACGGGTTTAAGCGGCCGTGATACAACGAACGGTATGTCGAACGGGCAGGGATTTTATGACCTGGCCATAATGATGAACCCAACTAACGCCGATCATCTAATCGTTGGAACGACCTCGGCTTGGAAATCAACAGATGGAGGTGTCAATTTCAAACCGATTGGCGGATATATTGGATCATTTCCTTTGCACCCAGATATGCAAAGTATGGTAGCAAATGGAACGGACTCCTACATCACCACTGATGGTGGGGTGGTTTACTCAAGTGATTTTTTTTCAGAAACTGCAAATTTGTCGATTCGGCATAAAGGACTTTCTGGGTCAGATTATTGGGGTTTTGATCAAGGCTGGGCCGAGGATATAGTTGTAGGGGGAAGGTATCATAATGGAAATGGAGCCTTGTATGAACCATATGGATCTGGAAATACGCTTTCGGTTGGCGGGGGAGAAAATGCTACAGGTCATGTATTCCCAACACCAGGTAAAAAGGGTAAAGTGGGTTTTAAGGATATAGGCACTAAAATTATTCCTCAATCGCTTGCTGGAAAGATCGAAAATGCCGACATCCAGAATCAAAAATGGCCTTCTGTTGCCAATTATGGGCAATTCAGTAGCAAGTTGATAGTACATCCAAATTATAGCAATATTTTTTATGTTGGTTACAACAATAGCTTGTGGAAATCAGAGGACAATGGACTTACTTATTATGAGCTTAAAGATTTTGGTGCAAATGTTTGGCGATACGATATGTCAAAAAGCAACCCTAATAAGATCTACCTGGTTACAACTACAGGACTATGGAAAACTACGGATGGTGGTAATACATGGTCGCAACTGTTTTTGCCAAGTGGCGTGACATTTAAATACTACAACAGTGATATTGTAGTGAATCCTGACAGCGAAGATATAATATGGTTTTGCCAAAAAGGTGGAACTGCGTCCAATAAAGTATTTAAATCGGTTGACGCAGGCAATACCTGGGTTAACTATACAGATACATTACTTAAGAATAAAAATATTAGCTTTTTAGTTGCCCAGGGAGGCACTAACAGTGGAATCTATGCGATACAAAATACACCGAATGCCAGGGTTTACTATCGAGATAATAATTTAACTGAATGGGTAGATTATAATTCAGGATTGCCTCAAAATTTTGAAGCAAGGCAAGGTGGAATTATTTTTTATAGGGATAATAAATTGAGACTGGCTGGTAATAGGGGTATTTGGGAAAGTCCATTATATTCTGTCAGTAGCCCTATGGCTAATCCAATGGCAAATAAAAGAATTGTAAGCTGTGAAAAAGATACGATTACATTTACCGATTATTCAATTCTTAATTATTCGGGGGCAAGCTGGAAATGGGCTTTTCCTGGAGCGTCTTATGTAAATGATATTAATGCCAGAGAGCCTAAAGTTACTTATCCTGGTCCGGGCCTTTATACTGTTTCATTAACGGTAAAAAATAACCGGGATAGTTCATCGACCAGAACGGTGAACAATATGATTAATTTCAATACTAGTCTATGCTTGACCGACACACTACCAGGCAAAGCACTTAGTGTATCGGGTAAACGTAAAGAAATTAATATTGGCATTCCTAACATTAATTCTAATTCGTTTTCTATAAGTTGCTGGATAAAGCCTAAGGGCAAGCAAAAAAGCTTTAGCCAGATACTTGGGGAATATATGTATCCAAATTCGAATTCTGGCTTTGGTTTGGGTTTTTCATTTAATGGGTATACTGATAACTTGAATTTATGTTATACGGATAACATTGTTACCTATCGACAAAAAAGTAAGTTAATCGCTGATTCAACGCAATGGAATCATGTCGTACTTGTTTACTCACCAACGAATGTCAAAATTTATTTAAATGGAGTGGCCGAAATTGTAAACGCCGGACCAATGCCAGTCATTAACCTTTCAACAAAACCCTTTTTTATTAATCCTGATATTCATAATCAAGGCGGAAATTACCAGGGCGAGATTGATGAGGTGAAATTTTATAATTATGCCTTGTCTCAAACTGAAATTCGAGAGAAAAAACATCTGATACTAAGAGAAGGTACTGCCGAAAATGGCTTGATTAAATATATTCAATTTAATCAAGCTGACCCTCTAAATCCTCGTAATATTTGGGAGTTAGTTTCTGGTAAACTGATTACGTTGACCGATTCGAACTATTTAATACCATCTACGGCTCCAATAGCTTCTGGTCAAAGCTTTAGTAAAGATATAGCTGTTGGCGGTCAGCATACATTTACCGGAACCGGAATCGATCTTTTTTGGCCAAATATCGGCACATTTCCTAATGGTCAGGTAGTTGCATTTAGATTGAACAGCGCACCAGATAGCAATCCAGATTCAATCTCTTATACAGTACCTAACAAAGGCTATTTTATCATCAACAATTATGGTTCAAATGCCACATTTACGCCTTTACAAAAAATTAGATTAAGCAAATTGTCGCTACCGGAAAATAGTAAACTAGCTAATTTTAACCTATACAAACGGCCATCGAATTCATTTGATAGAACAACATGGCTTACTAAACTGGGCAATGCAATTGATTTTACTTACGCTGCAAATAGCGAAAGTTCTTTAGAGTTCTCGGGTGAAACTATTAACTCTTTTAGCCAATTTTTAATCTCAATCAACAATAATATCTGTGTTAATGAGACGCTAAAATCAGGTAATTGGAACGATCCCACTGTTTGGTCCTGCTCAGTAGTACCAGGCGTCGGTAGCCTGGTAAAAATAAATAGAGGGCATATAATTGAGGTTCCTAACGGTGTAATCGCTCAACCGAGTTTTATAGAGCTTTCAGGAAAGATTATGATTCGGGTTGGAGGGATTGTTAAACTAAATAATTAG